The following proteins are encoded in a genomic region of Amia ocellicauda isolate fAmiCal2 chromosome 6, fAmiCal2.hap1, whole genome shotgun sequence:
- the lamp1a gene encoding lysosome-associated membrane glycoprotein 1a, translating into MARYSQKHTLIAGVAVFALLGCLSPVLAVTLEVKDGNDTCIKAELLANLSVLYSVGNGTRMALMNLPDSAEVGKGSTCGSSSVAPMLVATFGNGHSLSLNFTKNMTLYRVDTLTVAYNLNDSTFFPDSKSTDTESVSTNLTGIQAQLNTTYRCFSASPVAMPKVNVTFTEMRMEAYMQSANLSKEETICTADASATTPAPKTTPATTTAAPTTSPGTPVQGNYNVTGSNGTCLLAKMGLQLNLTYTSTAQGKLVQEILNVQPGLVRASGSCGSTVATLSLTDELHFNLNFTFNLNSTTKKYHLGSISFDANMTDVTAPFHVVNNSLNYLRGTLGKSYMCSAEQTLLVNGNFTVNTFRLQVQPFGVNNNQFGAAEECQLDEDNMLIPIIVGAALAGLVLIVLIAYLIGRKRSHAGYQTI; encoded by the exons ATGGCCCGCTACTCCCAGAAACACACTCTCATCGCCGGGGTGGCAGTCTTTGCACTTCTAG GCTGTCTGAGTCCTGTCCTGGCCGTAACTCTGGAGGTGAAAGATGGGAACGACACCTGTATCAAAGCTGAGCTCTTGGCCAACCTGTCGGTCCTGTACAGTGTCGGCAACGGCACG AGAATGGCACTCATGAATCTGCCTGACTCTGCCGAGGTTGGTAAAGGCAGCACCTGTGGCAGCTCTTCTGTGGCCCCCATGCTGGTAGCCACCTTTGGAAATGGTCattctctcagcctgaatttCACTAAGAATATGACTCTGTACCGTGTGGACACACTAACTGTTGCCTACAACCTCAATGACAGCACTTTCTTCCCTGACTCCAAAAGCACAG ATACCGAGTCTGTATCGACCAATTTGACAGGTATTCAAGCTCAGTTGAACACTACCTACAGATGTTTCAGTGCATCTCCAGTGGCCATGCCCAAGGTCAATGTGACATTCACTGAAATGAGGATGGAGGCATACATGCAAAGTGCTAACCTCAGCAAAGAAG AAACCATTTGCACTGCAGATGCCAGCGCTACCACTCCAGCTCCCAAAACCACGCCAGCCACCACCACCGCAGCACCCACCACATCTCCAGGCACCCCTGTGCAAGGAAACTACAATGTCACTGGCTCAAACGGCACCTGTCTGCTGGCTAAGATGGGCCTGCAGCTGAATCTCACCTACACCTCCACTGCACAGGGCAAG CTTGTGCAGGAGATCCTCAATGTCCAGCCCGGGCTGGTCAGGGCCTCTGGGTCTTGCGGTTCCACAGTGgccacactgtcactgactgATGAACTTCACTTCAACCTGAACTTCACCTTTAATCTG AATTCAACAACCAAGAAATACCACCTCGGTAGCATCAGTTTTGATGCCAACATGACAGACGTGACTG CCCCTTTCCACGTGGTGAACAACAGTCTGAACTACCTGAGAGGCACTCTGGGGAAGTCCTACATGTGCAGCGCAGAGCAGACCCTTCTAGTGAACGGCAACTTCACTGTCAACACCTTCCGCCTTCAGGTCCAGCCCTTTGGTGTCAACAACAACCAGTTTGGAGCAG CGGAGGAGTGCCAGCTGGACGAGGACAACATGCTGATCCCGATCATCGTGGGCGCTGCCCTGGCTGGACTGGTGCTCATCGTACTGATCGCGTATCTGATCGGGAGGAAGAGGAGTCACGCCGGGTACCAAACCATCTAA